One Oncorhynchus kisutch isolate 150728-3 linkage group LG11, Okis_V2, whole genome shotgun sequence genomic region harbors:
- the pcbd1 gene encoding pterin-4-alpha-carbinolamine dehydratase produces the protein MASKIQGLSEEERDHLLPLLRNAQWVEVVGRDAIYKEFIFKDFNQAFGFMSRVALQAEKMDHHPEWFNVYNKVQITLSTHDCGGLSQRDITLATFVDQASVL, from the exons ATG GCCAGTAAAATCCAGGGtttgagtgaggaggagagggaccaCTTACTCCCCCTGCTACGGAACGCCCAATGGGTGGAGGTTGTGGGCAGGGATGCCATCTACAAAGAGTTCATCTTCAAAGACTTTAACCAG GCCTTTGGTTTCATGTCCAGGGTGGCACTACAAGCTGAGAAGATGGACCATCACCCTGAGTGGTTTAACGTGTACAACAAG GTCCAAATCACACTCAGCACACACGACTGTGGGGGCCTCTCTCAGAGAGACATCACTTTGGCTACCTTCGTTGACCAAGCATCGGTCCTCTAA